In the Limanda limanda chromosome 1, fLimLim1.1, whole genome shotgun sequence genome, one interval contains:
- the tmem168a gene encoding transmembrane protein 168-A, producing the protein MSAMAREEDEEELTVDRPKEVDVFTSVRFLGYLSSINLLVAVCVGMYVRWEVTSEPMILVIFILGLFVLGIASILYYYFSMERASLSLYHLWCGFLLGLLCFLNSPALDSDVKELVANYLLLTSIILKTVWAVTERICSSIHYKATLLTSTEMLELLGFGIASTTMLLHKSAAIVGLVVALGALIVDLRMKSLLALPNLICFALVTSLVFFQAIGIAANPFALGCYMGGLLCEPVLDVYFSGLGPSVRWMPVLSLGNVWRRLSLLPLSVTELAFFVLAALKLGHLELWYLVIPGFCLFGVFWSICHIILLITIWGFHTKLSECQKAWRAQRSSSRSLEQVMASRGIRHFCLISERLVFFSMLSTVILGAVSWQPSNGLFLSALLVVLPLESLAHGLFHELGSCLGGTCVGYALVIPTAYSSANGQPTLLPPEQVQQLNQRSTGMLNSVQRLFSHHMIQTFGCDYSTSGVTLEAMLTKLRDFLDRHTVDGPRHDTYLIFYSGHTYKGTGSWALSGGETLHLAQLLELWKEKNAGHYSRLILVLDTENSLPWVKEVRRVDGIYVAVQGAELSAVRVDPEAGDIPLLGDFTSEWVEFNCNPDSNTQWSEKGRTVTASYGVSKRWSDYTLHLPTGSDVAKHWKTHFPKVTYPMVHLSNWCCGLNLFWLCSVCLRCFRRCKLAWFPPAVLDTGQGIKLVHS; encoded by the exons ATGTCAGCCATGGCTcgggaagaagatgaagaggagctcACAGTCGACAGACCCAAGGAGGTGGACGTGTTCACGTCCGTGCGTTTCCTGGGCTACCTGTCCAGCATCAACCTCCTGGTGGCGGTGTGCGTGGGCATGTACGTCCGCTGGGAGGTGACGAGCGAGCCCATGATCCTGGTCATCTTCATCCTGGGCCTCTTCGTCCTGGGGATAGCCAGCATCCTCTACTACTACTTCTCCATGGAGAGAGCCAGCCTCAGCTTGTACCATCTGTGGTGTGGCTTCCTGCTCGGGCTTCTGTGCTTCCTCAACAGCCCCGCTTTGGATTCAGACGTCAAGGAACTGGTCGCCAACTATCTCCTCCTCACCAgtattattttgaaaactgtttGGGCTGTAACCGAGCGGATATGCAGCTCCATCCATTACAAAGCCACTTTGTTGACATCGACTGAGATGCTGGAGCTCCTGGGATTTGGCATTGCCAGCACCACCATGCTTCTTCACAAGTCGGCGGCCATAGTAGGCTTGGTGGTGGCCCTGGGCGCCCTCATTGTGGACCTGCGGATGAAATCCCTCCTGGCCTTGCCCAACCTCATCTGCTTTGCCCTGGTTACGtctcttgtgtttttccaggccatAGGCATCGCAGCAAACCCATTTGCTTTAGGCTGCTACATGGGCGGGCTGCTGTGTGAGCCTGTGCTGGACGTGTACTTCAGTGGGCTGGGGCCCAGCGTCCGCTGGATGCCGGTGCTGTCTCTGGGGAACGTCTGGAGGAGGCTGTCCCTGCTGCCTCTGAGTGTCACTGAGCTGGCCTTCTTTGTCCTGGCCGCCTTGAAG CTCGGCCACTTGGAGCTGTGGTATCTGGTAATCCCAGGCTTTTGCCTCTTCGGCGTTTTCTGGTCCATCTGCCACATTATTCTGCTGATCACAATTTGGGGCTTTCACACGAAGCTGAGCGAGTGTCAGAAGGCCTGGCGGGCCCAGCGGTCCAGTAGCCGCAGTCTGGAGCAAGTCATGGCCTCCAGGGGCATCCGACACTTCTGCCTCATTTCAGAACGGCTGGTGTTCTTTAGCATGCTGTCCACGGTGATACTGGGAGCTGTGTCCTGGCAG CCCTCGAACGGCCTGTTTCTCAGCGCTCTGCTTGTGGTGCTGCCTCTGGAGTCTCTGGCCCATGGTTTGTTCCACGAGCTGGGCAGCTGCCTGGGGGGAACCTGCGTCGGATACGCGCTGGTCATACCAACGGCCTACAGCAG TGCCAACGGCCAGCCCACTCTCCTACCACCTGAGCAGGTGCAGCAGTTGAACCAGCGCTCCACGGGCATGCTGAACAGTGTGCAGCGCCTCTTCTCCCACCACATGATCCAGACCTTCGGCTGCGACTACTCCACCAGCGGCGTCACCCTGGAGGCAATGCTGACCAAGCTGCGGGACTTCCTGGACCGTCACACTGTGGACGGGCCTCGACATGACACCTATCTGATTTTCTACAGCGGGCACACGTACAAAGGCACAGGGTCCTGGGCTCTGTCAG GAGGTGAGACTCTCCACCTGGCCCAGTTGCTGGAGCTGTGGAAGGAGAAGAACGCCGGCCACTACTCCCGCCTCATCCTGGTCCTGGACACGGAGAACTCCCTCCCCTGGGTCAAGGAAGTGCGCAGGGTGGACGGGATCTATGTGGCCGTGCAGGGGGCCGAGCTCTCCGCCGTCAGGGTCGACCCCGAGGCCGGAGACATCCCTCTGTTGGGGGACTTCACCTCCGAATGGGTGGAGTTCAACTGCAACCCGGACAGCAACACCCAGTGGTCGGAAAAGGGGCGGACAGTGACGGCTTCGTACGGCGTGTCCAAACGCTGGAGCGACTACACGCTGCACCTGCCCACCGGGAGCGACGTCGCCAAGCATTGGAAGACCCACTTCCCCAAGGTCACATATCCCATGGTGCACCTGTCCAACTGGTGCTGTGGCCTCAACCTGTTCTGGTTGTGCAGCGTGTGTTTGCGTTGCTTCAGGAGGTGCAAACTGGCCTGGTTCCCACCCGCCGTTCTGGACACTGGGCAGGGCATCAAACTGGTGCATTCATAG